The proteins below are encoded in one region of Microbispora sp. NBC_01189:
- a CDS encoding extracellular solute-binding protein translates to MPYRIVLIAAAVVPVVLSTAAGSVLVNAEEGFPGDAWEWGKLFLGAALLVFAACALTFLGWMARVLLRRPENEDELRFLELLNRLGTAFRKPSRVVATLVALMVLAPIAWLVPSDGLEPGELLIMSARDESGAANARRILVQQWNQAHPDNRVKFIDVGTEPDQQHTRMVSDARKGGAHEADVYVLDVVYMTEFIANGYIRALDESRRSPEGKSDDFLDNVLSTCQDMSGDHEGLWALPFNTDAGLLYRSSGAREPATWKDYFPGSANAAHLVGSESLTVTALEAIWAHDGEVVNHDGGLVLTPDRSAVDFDQNAREALRDLADSYRGKDPEDSVDAEAAALGAFRRGKAGVMRNWPVAYDRLAATWGGSPSLKVTQLPHESVLGGQNLAVSAWTDRPRAAQALIEFLTSPSSELILFEVGGFAPTREYAYMYATRPYRDELRAAVKRARLRPVTPHYTEFSATFREGVLYAISNKGRYPADFPRKLASVVAAGGHDN, encoded by the coding sequence ATGCCTTATCGCATTGTGCTGATCGCGGCGGCGGTCGTCCCCGTCGTCCTCTCGACCGCGGCCGGGTCGGTGCTGGTGAACGCGGAGGAGGGCTTCCCCGGCGATGCCTGGGAGTGGGGAAAGCTCTTCCTCGGGGCGGCCCTGCTCGTGTTCGCGGCCTGTGCCCTGACCTTTCTCGGATGGATGGCCAGGGTGCTTCTCCGGCGGCCGGAGAATGAGGACGAACTCCGCTTTCTCGAGTTGCTGAACCGGCTGGGAACCGCCTTCAGGAAGCCGTCCAGGGTGGTCGCCACTCTTGTCGCGCTCATGGTCCTCGCCCCGATCGCGTGGCTGGTCCCGAGTGACGGGCTGGAGCCGGGCGAACTGCTCATCATGAGCGCCCGGGACGAGAGCGGGGCGGCCAACGCCCGGAGGATCCTCGTCCAGCAGTGGAACCAGGCCCACCCGGACAACAGGGTGAAGTTCATCGACGTGGGCACCGAGCCCGACCAGCAGCACACGAGGATGGTGAGCGACGCGCGGAAGGGCGGCGCCCACGAGGCGGACGTGTACGTCCTCGACGTCGTCTACATGACGGAATTCATCGCCAACGGCTACATACGTGCGCTCGACGAGTCCAGGCGGTCCCCCGAGGGGAAGAGCGACGACTTCCTCGACAACGTCCTGAGCACCTGCCAGGACATGAGCGGGGACCACGAGGGGTTATGGGCGCTGCCCTTCAACACCGACGCGGGCCTGCTCTACCGGAGTTCCGGGGCGCGGGAACCGGCGACCTGGAAGGACTATTTCCCCGGCTCCGCCAACGCGGCCCACCTGGTCGGTTCGGAGAGTCTGACGGTCACCGCCCTGGAGGCGATCTGGGCCCACGACGGCGAGGTGGTCAACCACGACGGAGGGCTCGTGCTGACGCCGGACCGGAGCGCCGTCGACTTCGACCAGAACGCGCGCGAGGCGCTGCGGGACCTGGCCGATTCCTACCGAGGAAAGGACCCGGAGGATTCGGTCGACGCCGAGGCGGCGGCCCTCGGCGCGTTCCGCCGCGGAAAGGCCGGGGTCATGCGCAACTGGCCGGTGGCCTACGACAGGCTGGCCGCGACCTGGGGCGGCTCTCCCTCGCTCAAGGTCACCCAGCTTCCGCACGAGAGCGTGCTCGGTGGGCAGAACCTGGCCGTCTCCGCCTGGACGGACAGGCCCCGGGCGGCCCAGGCGCTGATCGAGTTCCTCACCAGCCCGTCCAGCGAACTGATCCTTTTCGAGGTCGGGGGATTCGCCCCGACCCGGGAGTACGCGTACATGTACGCCACCCGCCCCTACCGGGACGAGCTCAGAGCCGCCGTGAAGCGAGCGCGCCTCCGCCCGGTCACCCCGCACTACACGGAGTTCAGCGCGACGTTCCGCGAGGGCGTCCTGTACGCGATCAGCAACAAGGGGCGCTACCCGGCCGACTTCCCGCGCAAGCTCGCGAGCGTCGTCGCGGCGGGCGGGCACGACAACTGA
- a CDS encoding methyltransferase domain-containing protein, whose protein sequence is MDWHPHAHALAERVTHPGSRWRDAVANTPRHHFVRSWWEWSGGHWELQHGPADEMAWLDAVYRDRTLVTKVGALHADHAEADDEPTGQATSSSTLPALVLQMYRHARIGEKDTVLDVGTGSGYGTALLCRLLGEDQVTSIDVDDYVATIAARRLAGIDYHPRVAPVDATGPIPWTFDRIVAMVSVRPIPPSWLTALNVGGRLVTTITGTSLIVSAVKTKDGGAVGAVERDWAMFMRTRSGADYPPGLADLMETARAADGEQVSIGRFPVIDIEENAWELRSMLEVMAPGIEHDYRETGDARIALMVHADGSWVRAEQIGRDLPAVHQGGPRRLWDVLDQARDHWLQEGSLPLYGANVRITPDGAIHLRRGRWKATIA, encoded by the coding sequence ATGGACTGGCACCCCCACGCACACGCCCTCGCCGAGCGCGTCACCCACCCCGGGTCGCGGTGGCGAGACGCCGTCGCGAACACTCCCCGGCACCACTTCGTCCGCTCCTGGTGGGAGTGGAGCGGCGGCCACTGGGAGCTGCAGCACGGCCCCGCCGACGAGATGGCGTGGCTGGACGCGGTCTACCGGGACCGTACGCTCGTCACGAAGGTCGGCGCCCTGCACGCCGACCACGCCGAGGCCGACGACGAGCCGACCGGCCAGGCGACCTCGTCCAGCACGCTGCCGGCCCTCGTCCTGCAGATGTACCGGCACGCCAGGATCGGCGAGAAGGACACCGTGCTCGACGTCGGCACCGGCTCCGGTTACGGGACGGCTCTGCTGTGCCGCCTGCTCGGCGAGGACCAGGTGACCAGCATCGACGTGGACGACTATGTGGCCACCATCGCCGCGCGCAGGCTCGCCGGCATCGATTATCACCCTCGGGTCGCGCCGGTCGACGCCACCGGGCCCATCCCGTGGACGTTCGACCGGATCGTGGCGATGGTGTCGGTGCGGCCGATCCCGCCGTCGTGGCTGACCGCGCTCAATGTGGGCGGCCGGCTGGTGACGACGATCACCGGCACGTCGCTGATCGTGTCCGCCGTGAAAACCAAGGATGGTGGCGCGGTCGGCGCCGTCGAGCGGGACTGGGCGATGTTCATGCGCACCAGGAGCGGCGCTGACTACCCGCCGGGCCTGGCCGACCTGATGGAGACCGCGCGGGCCGCGGACGGCGAGCAGGTGTCGATCGGCCGGTTCCCCGTCATCGACATCGAGGAGAACGCCTGGGAGCTCCGCTCGATGCTGGAGGTGATGGCCCCGGGCATCGAGCACGACTACCGGGAGACCGGGGATGCCCGGATCGCGCTGATGGTCCACGCGGATGGGTCGTGGGTGCGGGCTGAGCAGATCGGCCGGGACCTTCCGGCCGTGCACCAGGGCGGCCCCCGCCGCCTGTGGGACGTGCTGGACCAGGCCCGGGACCACTGGCTGCAGGAGGGGTCGCTGCCGCTGTACGGCGCGAACGTCCGCATCACCCCGGACGGGGCGATCCACCTGCGGCGCGGCCGGTGGAAAGCCACCATCGCCTGA
- a CDS encoding radical SAM/SPASM domain-containing protein produces MVTPHALPPATLSVAPVYFLELEITGRCQLTCSHCYAESRPTSGHGAMTLADWKSLLTSAPAAGITTVQLIGGEPTQHPNFGQLLTHALAQGLKVQVFSNLYRITDRMWGLLNHPNVTLATSYYSDDPDEHDRITGRAGSHARTLSNIIEALRRGIPLKVAIVQLSDEQRAQQAHNQMRALGVNHLGPIDRMRGVGRGAATIPTGVGELCGQCGDGRAAVSPNGDVSMCVMSRFLPPAGNVKTTPLADIFAGVSWINLLTHVPGRSGSVACKPGSDGNDCAPAETVCEGDALTLPRQRRPLFPAVATALLPAMAAGLSPSGGDSNDRGPASH; encoded by the coding sequence ATGGTAACCCCGCACGCACTCCCACCGGCCACGCTGTCGGTGGCCCCTGTGTACTTCCTGGAGCTGGAGATCACTGGCCGGTGCCAGCTCACCTGCAGCCACTGCTACGCCGAGTCCAGGCCCACCTCCGGGCACGGCGCCATGACCCTCGCCGACTGGAAGTCGCTGCTCACCTCCGCCCCCGCCGCCGGCATCACCACCGTCCAGCTCATCGGCGGCGAGCCGACCCAGCACCCCAACTTCGGGCAGCTGCTCACCCACGCCCTCGCGCAGGGCCTCAAGGTCCAGGTGTTCTCCAACCTGTACCGGATCACCGACCGCATGTGGGGCCTGCTCAACCACCCCAACGTCACCCTCGCCACGTCGTACTACAGCGACGACCCCGACGAGCACGACCGCATCACCGGCCGCGCCGGGAGCCACGCCCGGACCCTGTCCAACATCATCGAGGCGCTACGGCGCGGCATCCCGCTCAAGGTCGCCATCGTCCAACTGTCGGACGAGCAGCGCGCCCAGCAGGCGCACAACCAGATGCGGGCCCTCGGGGTCAACCACCTCGGCCCCATCGACCGGATGCGCGGCGTCGGCCGCGGCGCCGCCACCATCCCCACCGGGGTCGGCGAGCTGTGCGGGCAGTGCGGCGACGGCCGCGCCGCCGTCTCCCCCAACGGAGACGTGTCGATGTGCGTCATGTCCCGCTTCCTGCCGCCCGCGGGAAACGTCAAGACCACACCGCTGGCCGACATCTTCGCCGGGGTCAGCTGGATCAACCTCCTCACGCACGTACCGGGCCGCAGCGGTTCGGTGGCGTGCAAGCCCGGCAGCGACGGCAACGACTGCGCGCCGGCCGAGACCGTCTGCGAGGGCGACGCCCTGACCCTGCCGCGGCAGCGGCGGCCGCTGTTCCCCGCCGTCGCCACGGCTCTCCTGCCCGCGATGGCCGCCGGCCTTTCGCCGTCCGGCGGCGACAGCAACGACCGAGGACCGGCGTCACACTGA
- a CDS encoding site-2 protease family protein translates to MRSSISLGRIGGVPVGLNLSVLVIVVILVVGLAFGRFPIAFPGLPIAAYVLAALVSAVLFLASLLAHELAHAIVARRHGVEVTGITLWLLGGVAQLRGEPPSPGADLKIAGVGPLTSVVLGGFFALVTWGVSAVGGPALVGGMFGYLAVVNVLLAVFNLIPAAPLDGGRVLRAFLWARWGDRLRAAVAAARAGRVFGYTLIILGFLNLVSGLGFQGLWLALIGLFLVNAASAEEQQTQIDAALHGIKVAEVMSRHPITAQPDETVAGLIDRLVLRHHLSTYPLVDDDGRFAGLVTLGRIRAVDPARREATPLREIACPPPDVPSARPDDLLTELLQRMSGSTDGRAVVLDDGRIVGLVTPSDISRTIQTVDLRAREPYRTPRGADLAPHPPGGPSAGGSLPGDPTSGGPSSGGTVRSTDRRDAA, encoded by the coding sequence ATGCGATCGTCGATCAGTCTCGGCCGCATCGGCGGGGTCCCGGTCGGGCTCAACCTCAGCGTTCTCGTGATTGTCGTGATCCTGGTCGTCGGGCTGGCCTTCGGGCGGTTCCCGATCGCCTTCCCCGGCCTGCCGATCGCGGCGTACGTGCTGGCCGCGCTGGTGTCGGCCGTGCTCTTCCTCGCCTCGCTGCTCGCCCACGAGCTCGCCCATGCGATCGTGGCGCGCCGGCACGGCGTGGAGGTCACCGGCATCACGCTCTGGCTGCTCGGCGGCGTGGCCCAGCTTCGCGGCGAGCCCCCCTCCCCCGGCGCCGACCTCAAGATCGCCGGTGTCGGCCCGCTCACCAGCGTCGTGCTCGGCGGCTTCTTCGCCCTGGTGACCTGGGGGGTCTCCGCCGTGGGCGGACCCGCGCTGGTCGGCGGGATGTTCGGCTACCTCGCCGTCGTGAACGTGCTGCTGGCGGTGTTCAACCTCATCCCCGCCGCGCCGCTGGACGGCGGCCGGGTGCTGCGCGCCTTCCTGTGGGCGCGCTGGGGCGACCGCCTGCGGGCCGCCGTGGCCGCCGCCCGGGCCGGCCGGGTCTTCGGCTACACACTGATCATCCTGGGGTTCCTCAACCTCGTCTCCGGCCTCGGCTTCCAGGGGCTCTGGCTGGCACTCATCGGCCTGTTCCTGGTCAACGCCGCCAGCGCGGAGGAGCAGCAGACGCAGATCGACGCCGCGCTGCACGGGATCAAGGTGGCGGAGGTCATGTCCCGCCACCCCATCACCGCCCAGCCGGACGAGACGGTGGCCGGGCTGATCGACCGGCTCGTGCTCCGCCACCACCTGTCCACCTATCCGCTCGTGGACGACGACGGCCGGTTCGCCGGGCTGGTGACGCTGGGCCGCATCCGGGCCGTCGACCCCGCCCGCAGGGAGGCCACGCCGCTCCGGGAGATCGCCTGCCCGCCGCCGGACGTGCCGTCGGCCCGGCCGGACGACCTCCTCACCGAACTGCTCCAGCGGATGAGCGGCTCCACCGACGGCCGGGCGGTGGTGCTGGACGACGGCCGGATCGTCGGCCTGGTGACGCCCAGCGACATCAGCCGGACCATCCAGACCGTGGACCTGCGGGCGCGCGAGCCGTACCGGACCCCGCGCGGCGCCGATCTCGCCCCGCACCCTCCCGGCGGCCCGTCCGCCGGCGGGTCCCTGCCCGGCGATCCCACCTCCGGTGGCCCCTCCTCCGGTGGCACGGTCCGGTCCACCGATCGCCGCGACGCGGCCTGA